The sequence below is a genomic window from Perca flavescens isolate YP-PL-M2 chromosome 24, PFLA_1.0, whole genome shotgun sequence.
TGACGTAATGTTTGTAGGCCTACATCGGGAGGTAAAACTTCCATTAAAGTATCCCAAGTTTACCTCAGGCACCAGAATCATGAGCCctctgtttgcttttttttgatctGAGCTAGTATAGCATGTTCATGTTGCAGCTTGTAGCCTAATCCTTCAGGTATGGGCTGCGAGGATAAGAGAGGCGCGGCTATAGAGCCACAACAGCTGGACGgcttacttactttttttttttttttttttttaaaagacaaaccGCGTGAAGATATTGCATTAGTCATAGGCTATATATCGGCGGTGTAGCTTAGCCTAAATCCGCGTCGCATGTCACTATATAGACCGAAACTAAAATAACGGGAGGCTATTGTTTCTGAAAGATGCATTCAAAAGACTTGTGAAAGTTACCAGTTTCCAGATCCCACGATGCAGACTTTCTTTGCGGGCATTTTTGAAAGTGGTAAATCCTGTTCGGCTCAAGTGAAGACACTGTTCTTTTATTCCCCGTCTATTTTAACTTCCTTATATACGCCCTACACATTTCTGCCACCGATTCACCCCTCCCCTCTCTAGCCACTCCTTCAGAAGTagaaataacattaaaaaaacgcAGTGCCAATTATATcttaactgtttttttaacaCGCGTGTAATACGGTTTACAATTCACCACTTGGTGTATTTATGAAGCGGCATTAATGCAGAGTGTACAACTAAGAAAGGAAAACCTAATGTATATGTAATCCTTGGTCCTTTATTAAGTATTGACTGGAAATTCTTACCGACGTCAAGCCAGACAGCATATTTAATGACCCTTCCGGTCAAGACGTTTTTCACAACAATAGTTATATTGAAGAATGCAGTAACTGTGATATATCCGCTCTTGTTTTCTAGTTCACATAACAAATACACATAACATAGATAATTATTTGCAGATAACTTTACTGTCAAAAGTGTGTTGAAAGTATAAGCAAAatataaattgtttttatataggccAATATAATTGTTCGTTTGTTGTCTGTACAGCTCAATGTTGCAGTCAAGAcctagactgttaatattagtCTAGGAGTaaagacttttttatttttttcaacactaTGTTCATTTTCGGAAATCCAATTGATATTTTCTTTGTTACAAGGATATTAGTTAAATTAACCTATTTTCATAGATGTGAAAGGTACgtaaaaatatattgttttttttgttttgttttttattaaataccGTACGGTGCCCAATAAAAATATTTGCCCAACTTCCGGTTTGGTTTTAATTCAACATTTTCCCATTTTTCTCTttaaatgtatgtgtatatattattttttttggaattGGGGAAATAAGATTTTGTGGATTGATCTGACTATTGgtaatttgtattttaatttattttaaataccaTTATGAATGGACACAGGAAGCCTGCCCTTGAATGCGCGTGAGTTAGTCATGTGACTCGTTTCCTGCCAAAGCAGTAAATATAGCAAGCGAGCTAGCACTACAGGCTATATTTGGCTACAGTTTGTATTGGCAGAATAGACATGTTTTATCATTCTCTATTTCATTTAGCCAGTTAGTCCAGCGTCtgttgggggtgtgtgtgtggggtgcgTTTCCGTGTGCTGCGTTTCGATAAGCGATGAACCGACAGCTTGACTTTGTGTTGTAAGGGAGGCTCGTCCACCTAATCAAAGCTGTGGTGACTTAGCTTTGCTAGCTTCACAGGTTAGTTTAACGCTAGCAAGCTGAGTTAGCATCTTAAGGAGGTTCCGTTGCTAGTGACTATGCAAGGGGAAAGCACGGCTATACGAATCGCTGAAAACGAAGGCAAGCTGGATGTATTGCCCCAGAACAAGACTCCAAACTTGGGGAGAGCAAGTGCCAAAGGCTGGCAGTATAGGTGGGTGGCTGTTTATCCTGCTAGTTTACTGATTGAAGTCGTGCCGAGCCAATTAGTATTATCTTGAGATCTATATTCTGTTTTTAAGGGATTGTCATTAGTGTTTGGACTGTCCAATGATTGACCGATTTAGGCTTGTCAATTTGCTGTCTAATCGGACCGGTGACAGTGCAATCATATTGCCCTTTGAGCAAATCTGTCACTAGGCAATGCTCGGTTTTATTTGTGCATTCACCTTTGTGTGTTTATGGGTGTGTACTCAGTCCAAGTATTTTGACAAGTGTTCTTTGTCTCCTTTTGCCTGATAACCTATCATACCAGTGACCACATGGAGAATATTGATGGCTACTTGATGAAATACACCAACCTTGTAACAGGGTGGCAATACAGGTAAGTTTTTAATACATGGTCAAACTAAAATGCATGATGTCCCAATCAAGGGTAAAAGCAaggaactctttttttttttttttcaaaattcacCAGCCACTTTTAGCCAAGTTCCTTATTGTAATCCAGTCCAAGTGTTTCTATGGTGGTTTGTACGGGAGACCGACATTGTCATGGTGGCTGTTGTTCTCAGGTTCTTTGTCTTAAACAATGAGGCGGGCTTGCTGGAGTACTTTGTCAACGAGCAGTCGCGGCCCCAGAAGCCCCGCGGTATGCTCCCCCTGGCAGGGGCCGTGATCTCCCCCAGCGACGAGGACTCTCATACCTTCACTGTCAACGCCATCAGCGGGGAGCAGTACAAGCTCAGGGGTGGGTCCCTAAATACACACTGAagtttttgacatttgtttgtTAAACGTAAATATTGTTTAACACAGTCGTATCTCAACAGTGAGTTTAATTAGGTTCTTCTGGTCATCTCTTGGCCCACAGTGCATTAGCTTGTTGTTTCAGACCTTtactgttcgtttgtttgcatGCTCCTCTCTGAGCTTTCACTGCCAGGAACCGAGCTGTTCCCCTTTATCGTTGCTCCATTTTTACCTCCAGGCCTAATGTCATCACCATCCATCAGGTTCATACAATATTGATCTGGATGTTTTCCATTATCTGCTGCCGGCGAAGTAGAATCACACGGGAATCGATGCCGAGTAAGATCATCGTAGAGTAACCGTAACATGGTTTTGCTTTTGTGTGCATCTCTCTTAGCCACCGATGCCAAAGAGAGACAGCACTGGGTGAGCAGACTACAGATCTGCACACAGCACCACACAGAGGCCATGGGGAAGGTAAGATGGCATACTTGACGTGTAATATGAGCACATATTGATAGAGCCTGCACGCAAATATGCAAAGATCTTGTACACATTAaattatgtactgtatttagACTAAATGTCATTTCGGCGACCAGTGTTTAATATCTCTTAAAGGTCTACTGCACTGCACTGTTTGtgtgaaaacacaaaaatgtgacTTTGCATGAAGTGGATGTGAGCTGGACAGTCTTCAGTTGCCTGTTTTGCTTCCTCATATGCCAAAGCAATTGAGCAAAGCCACCGGTGGCGCAAAAATCTGGAGAGCTGTGAAATATGAATGTCTATGTATAATCACTAGTATTGATCTACTATGCCGCCCACATTCTATTTTAATGGTCTTGAGATACACAAgagcaaagaaaaaaatcaactcCCATCaggctcttctttttttttttttttttttttttttgcagtggttGGAAATGGTCAGGAGCGATATGTAAAAGTTGTCAATTGTATGTGGAAATTACAAGATGAAAATTTTTACACTGCACAGAGTAATCCCCCACCCAAGTCCCGGAGCTACTCTATGGCGTCTCAAGGCAGCGGCAGCTCACCCATGTCCCTGCGCCGGCCCAGCCAAAACCCTGCCGCCTTATTCAGCTGGTCACAGGTCAACAAGGGCTCGTCCCTCTACTCCAGCAAGAGGTCCCTGCTGCCAGACCACCTGATGGACGCCAGAGAGGTACAGCAAGCCAGAGACGCACTGCTCACATGTTAGGCTGACTCACAAATGTATTGTTGGCGGGAACATGTATTTTGCTCAGAATCTACTCTTGAAACACTAGTAACACTTATTAATATATCGCTGACATTTCACGGCCAGCATTTAACTAGGGTGCTATGGGCTAATCAACTTAAACGGTTTAGAATATTTTTATATGAATTGTTGTTAAAATGACAGTGAAAAATGTCTTAATGgtcttttatatttaaaatgagaTTAAGAAAAGATATTTGAACACCATAGATTACTTCATCACACTTCCTGTAATGGACTGaatcaaaaattaaaatgaggACATTCTGCCAAGTTTTTAGTCTGCTGTTTGGCTGAAATGTCATTTGGGTCAAATAAACATGCTTGTAGATTAAAGTTGGATTCCTCTGTTATGCAACCAAGCTTCAGCCAGAAACTTCTTCTAAATCCTTCCATGGTGGATGACTAAAATCCCACctctgtcaacacacacacacacaaacctacagatggaacattattataagtatactgtatatttgataGATTATGTTCCTACAAGACACGTAGtgataaatgtaaaatatttagtttatagGACTGCTGTGGATTTAGATGTTTAGTCATGAACTCTCATCTTCACTTTGACCCATGTGTGTGATGCAGATTGTCCACAAGAGGGTGTTGTTGTCTTTCCCTTAACACCAGTAGACTACAGCAGCACAGCTCAGCACACTTTGGATCAATCATGCATTTTGTTCTCTATggagttttgtttttctcagcTCCCTTAAAGCAATATATTTGTCCTGTTTGCTAATCAGAACATGGCTGTTAGTTTACAATTTGAAAAGTGCAGATTGAAAAGCtgtaaaattgtgtttttgtaatgttGTTAAAGTAGCTCTTAAAGTTCCAAATTTCTATTTCTTCTTTagtaaaatgaaaaaagacTATTGGCGGGctgttttttaatcatttgttaCTGTTCTTGTCTCAAAACATGGATGATATACTTagatatagacttttttttttttttttttttttttttttgccccaaaTAACCAAACAATCCTcatgacccccccccccttccccctccagATGATGACCCAGGCACAGGGCCAACACAGAGACCTGATCCAGAGCATTGAGGGCCTGCCTGCAGCCCCTGGCATCTGCCCTCTAGACCAGGACCTGTTAATGCTCAAGGCCACTTCCATGGCCACCATGAACTGCCTCAACGAGTGCCTGCAAATCCTGCACCTGCAGCAGGTGGCCAGGCAGAGAGGCTCCCTGGGAGGTCAGTAGAGGGGATGGGGGGGGTTggtgtgtgtattctgtgtcTGAATATGGtcattgttggtttgtttgtatATGTCCACGTTATTCTAATATTGCTTTCAAGGAGAAAAAGTAAATGTATGCCTAGCAATTTTGTTTTAGAAGGGAGTGTTTCTACCGTCACACTCAGCAGAGGTCTATTTGTCTTCTAAAAAAGCTGCCCCTGTGTTTGACTGAGGCTAGATGCACTCCGTCATAGTCTTGTACATCCAGGCCTGCCCCCAATCTAACAGTTTGTGTTGGCTGGACAGTGGAATTATTTTTGCATTATTAATAGGGAACCATACCTATTCTTACCACCTGTCTCAACGGTAATGAGATCCTCAGATGGTTAAAATATCCATCGGCAAATGTTAAGGACCGAATTAAGCTCCAAGTCAGCTTTGTATTGAAAAACATACATACCAGTTTTAGAGAGAACCCTAAGTGTCTAAGTCACTGATATCTCGGATATCTGGGTAAACGGCTAGCTGATGCcccactttctcacagcagaTCTCGTTACTCAATGTATATTTCATTAGGCCGGAGTCAtcgcagcagccaatcagattaaGTTGTCCAACGACGCACAGGGTGAATTTGAATGAGATCTGCCTGCCTCTAAAcatacattaaaagaaaatgcccaCGCCATACCGGGAGGGTTCAGCCAATCGGAGGATGGGGCCGTTTTCTATCGGCAGGGACAAAGTATCTTGATACCTGGCCTGTTGGTGGGGTTGGGTTACACTCTTTTGGTCTAGAGCAGCCGTCTAAGGATAGCCATCTGTCCATGCAGCAGCCAGGCGGTTGTGTGGCGAACGGTAGGCAGAGTGTAGAGCtacgcctgtgtgtgtgcagctgtgaGTGTCAGGGGGACTTGGGAGGTAGGGGGGGGGATAGTACCATGAGTACCTCTGACTCTGCCGCTGTGCACTCCCCGACCACCGCAGGACCCACTATCGAGTGGTTGGAGCCCAAGCTGCCCGACCTCCTGAAGAACGGCAGCAGCTCGCTGGGCAGCTTCACGACAAGGGAGGGCGCGCTGGAGGGGAGCCATCTGGAGCTCAGCAGCCCAGAGTCCTGCAGCTTTTCTGGGGTAAGACCAAGGGAATGACACCCACTCTCCCTCAGGAAGCAGCTAAGATCCACTACAGAGAAAGTTGTGCCAACCTGTTGGTAGGGCTGCAatcacaatatggactagtgcaatatccaaatcgccgAGTGGGCACAATATTTGTTAAGGtaaatgtgtcaaaccattctgaatgaagtattgtggtgctgcagagacgtcccagcctacaaatcgtatcctacagactgAAGAAAAcctctttgtttggtacagatccttgcaaaaatcactctataatcatttaaatgttttaattttaatatttttcaatgaaaatgagtgATACAAAAATTATCATCCCCATCAGTATCGTGACTCATATTgtaatatcagtcaaaataatcacactTACAGCTGTACCTGTTGGTTGACTTTACTTCATTTATTTCCCTTAATGCTTTTTAATCCAGCCATAAACCATACAGTTTATTAGTTTTGCTTTTGAATTGGTTGAGCAGTAATGCAGTGACCCACAACAAACAATGGCTTACTTTGGACCTCTGCAGAGTCATTCAAGCAGGGTTGTTGAATAAATCACGTTCCCCCCCCCCTCAGGAACAGGAAGACATTGATGCGGAGGATGAGGCGGAGGACTCGTTCACCGACAAGGAGGAGGACCTGggtgctgtggaggaggagcGCAGCGTCATCCTACACCTGCTGTCCCAGCTGAAGCTGGGCATGGACCTCACGCGGGTAGGTCGAGTTCCATGTGCCACCAAGCAGCAGAACATATTGGTGTAATGTACTTTGACTTGATGTTGGGTGATTGCAATTGCAAAGACGATTTTAAGTACAAGTAGTATTAGGTTGAATAAAGTACAATGAAGGAGCCCTGTCGTCGCTCATGTAAACGTGCCTCGTTTATCGGAAAGGGTATCTTGATCGTAGCATATCTGTAGAGTCGGCACCATTACCCATAGTGATGTTTGTCATGGTGAAGGTACGACCTGTAACTGTCGAGCAGTATGCCGTAGTTTGTTTGAATGGAAAACGTTTGCAGTGACCCTGAATAAATTAACCCTGTCTTAGATCAGGTTGTTTTTAGGTCTGTTTTTCAGTAGTCTCATTTGTAATGAGCTTACAGGCTGAAGTAAGCACTTCTTGCTTTGTAATtacttctcacacacacacacgcacacaaacaccagGAGTCAAGTCCTCGATAGACATTCTATCTTCCTGTGTCAGTTAGAATGAGTATTTGGATAGCCTCCTCTTGGGTTTCTGATTTATCACCGTTATCCGATGGATCCATCGGCTTACCTCAGATGGAGATTTAGTAGACACTGTGACCCCAGGGTCACGTTCAGTTTACGTCACATCGTCACTCCGTTTACTGATGGTCAGGTCAGCAATGTGGTGATGCAcggtaaaagaaaaaaggcatTGGAACATTGCTGTTTTCCTTATCCTGCATCCTGTGATCCAaataaggctacatttacattaccacgttttggtttaaagacaaatatcttttgctatgtttacacctcccattccccctgctctggtgtttcagaGCCCCTTAACTGGAGACATTTGCAAACACTTCTGACcctgttttggtttggaatctgcggggttgtgttgcagtctcgaCAGCCGCACACGGAGACCTTTGGCGACACTGACGCCTGAATGTGTCATGACGTCTCGTcctctgagactaagctactaacgttacccTGCAACATGGAAAGTatacatgctgcctcctgtttacccCGGCATGTATAGGAGAATGAGATATGTGGTTGGGCCGTGTTAGTTTatacagagattagttcttttACTGAGGCTAATAACACTTGATCGCCTTGGGCTCAAAACTGcttgaaaaccaaaatgtagcaatTTTAAATGTAGCTTAAAACATTCATACCTTTTTTGACCATATTTACTTGGATTCTCCCCCCAGGTGGTCCTCCCCACCTTCATCCTGGAGAAGCGCTCCCTGCTGGAGATGTACGCTGATTTCATGTCCCACCCGGACCTCTTTGTGGCCATCACCGACGGCAGCAGCCCCGAGGACCGCATGGTCCGCTTTGTGGAGTACTACCTCACCTCCTTCCACGAGGGCCGCAAGGGGGCCATTGCCAAGAAGCCCTACAACCCCATCATCGGCGAGACCTTCCACTGCTCCTGGAAGGTACCCAAGACACCGGAGGCCCCCAAGGAGCCCTCACAGGGAAGCCCCGACCTGGCCGCCACCCAGGAGACCTACCAAGTGCGCTTTGTGGCGGAGCAGGTGTCCCACCACCCGCCTGTGTCTGGCTTCTATGCCGAATGCCAGGAAAGGCAAATCTGTGTGAACACGCATGTGTGGACCAAGAGCAAGTTCATGGGAATGTCCATTGGCGTATCCATGATAGGGGAAGGTAAGACagcatggctttttttttttggggggtctGTTGGGTCATCACATTTGATACATCAGAAACAAAGTGGCAAGGCATCTTCCACTCCTCCTCCTGAGCTCCATGCTAGTTAAAGTTGCATTGTGTGCATCCTAGCAATCATGTTAAGGGAATTTCTGACAAATTTCTAGCACAAAGATTTTAAATCCTACATTGttggggcgcctggatagctcacttggtagagcgTGAGTCCCATGTACAAAGCTCAGTCCcttttactgcatgtcattccccctctctctcgcttttcacatcttcagctgttctatataataaaggcctaaaatgcacccaaaaaaaacatttaaaataaagaaatcattaaatgtttacatccatgtttactTGCTTGCAGTCTTTAGTCTCTTCCTTAGCTGGCGCATTGCTACACTTTTTTTTGCACGTTACCATCACCAGCTAAAATATCGTGAATGATGATGGTAAAGTAATGACCTTAATCTCATTCTTACTTCACTTCTTACAAccaaaaaagtaagtaagtaagtgagtGTATATATTTTTAGGGCTAGCCCCTGTTAGatgattagttgactaattggTCGTTTCGGTCTtcgtcgactaagatttctgtaattgattagtttttttttgttgtttttttttttttaatgctatttCATGCTGAATTAagtatttccaagaaacgtatgagcacatctctgttcaacacaagatttaaagtagtgcttttgcaggattctGTTACAGATTTGTCAATTTAAATCAACTCATCAATTAGCTGACAAAATCATACgagtgttagtcaactaagaatttctttagtcgccTTGAGGATAGCCCTAATATATTTtccaattttaaatgaatgttgaGTTTCCTACGCAAGTGAATTACGACCTCAATAGCCTGAATCCGTAACAAGCTTAAATTATCTCCATCCAGATAGGATTCTAGGACATTAATTAGGGAAATGGTCTGGTAAAAAAGCAATAAATTAAAGTTGTATCTTGTTTCTGTCTTCATCTTTTTCACCTTTCCAGGCTGTCTATATCTGCTGGAGCACGATGAAGAGTACACTTTCACGCTGCCGTGTGCATATGCCCGCTCCATCCTCACTGTTCCCTGGGTGGAACTGGGCGGCAAAATCAACATCAACTGCACTAAATCGGGCTACTCGGCCATCCTCACTTTCCAGACTAAACCATTTTACGGTGGCAAATTACACAAGTGAGTCCCTCCCCTCGCTCTATTCGGCATCATCCTGCACATTTTTTGGGATGGTTCATATCTCTGAAGTAACGGCTTCCTTTAAACAAGCTCTTAAAATAGTATGTAAACAGTATGAAATAGTGCCCTTGTAGTCATTTATATTGTCCTGTGTTAATCTAGGATAACGGGAGAGGTGAAGCACAACTCCACCAACGCGGTGGTGTGTCGCGTGCAGGGCGAGTGGAACGGTGTTCTGGAGTTCAGCTACACCAGCGGAGAGACGAGGGTGGTCGACGTCACCAAGCTGCCTGTTACCAAGAAAAGCGTTCGGCCGATTGAGAAGCAGGGACCAACTGAATCCAGGTCAGAATAGTGGCGGTCGGCCTCCTATGAGGAAAGTATCGCGAGaacaatattacttgcgatGAATGAacagtgtactcagttctgcatttctgctgctttcaatattctgctaaaatgcaacaaattgcttgtGGAATTTACAACTAATGAAAGGAACTGGtttctaacattcttttattgaacattgaatACAAAAGGCAACACTGAAAAACCATGGCAGTTACTTTTTAAGTTTTCTatgcatattttctttcaactaagtataggtgtgtgtgggtggcagCCTTGCTTTTTCATTTCTGTATTTAGGTCTATCCTAACAAGTGTTTATTGGACAGACCTTTAGTAATATGAGGTACAATAGTTTAGCATCCAGCCCCTAAGTTCTGTGCTCTCATAGAACAAGAAGCAAATCGGTTGCACGTCTCTGAGACATCTCACTCACTTCTTACTGTATTTCAGGCGCCTGTGGCAGCATGTGACCGAGTCCTTACGGCAGAAGGACATTGAAAAAGCCACGGAGCACAAAAGGTTTCTGGAGGAAAGGCAGAGGACGGAGGAGAGGCACCGGGCTGAGAGTGAAACCGCTTGGAGGACCAGATACTTTGACAGAGAGGTGAGCAAGAATTAACTGTGGTGCTCCTTGATATATTTTACCGTCATGAAGGTTTGATGGCACAGCAGATAGTATTTATACAGTTATTATTGGAACTCTGAAG
It includes:
- the osbpl11 gene encoding oxysterol-binding protein-related protein 11 isoform X2, with protein sequence MGSFEENLDHATSDHMENIDGYLMKYTNLVTGWQYRFFVLNNEAGLLEYFVNEQSRPQKPRGMLPLAGAVISPSDEDSHTFTVNAISGEQYKLRATDAKERQHWVSRLQICTQHHTEAMGKSNPPPKSRSYSMASQGSGSSPMSLRRPSQNPAALFSWSQVNKGSSLYSSKRSLLPDHLMDAREMMTQAQGQHRDLIQSIEGLPAAPGICPLDQDLLMLKATSMATMNCLNECLQILHLQQVARQRGSLGGPTIEWLEPKLPDLLKNGSSSLGSFTTREGALEGSHLELSSPESCSFSGEQEDIDAEDEAEDSFTDKEEDLGAVEEERSVILHLLSQLKLGMDLTRVVLPTFILEKRSLLEMYADFMSHPDLFVAITDGSSPEDRMVRFVEYYLTSFHEGRKGAIAKKPYNPIIGETFHCSWKVPKTPEAPKEPSQGSPDLAATQETYQVRFVAEQVSHHPPVSGFYAECQERQICVNTHVWTKSKFMGMSIGVSMIGEGCLYLLEHDEEYTFTLPCAYARSILTVPWVELGGKININCTKSGYSAILTFQTKPFYGGKLHKITGEVKHNSTNAVVCRVQGEWNGVLEFSYTSGETRVVDVTKLPVTKKSVRPIEKQGPTESRRLWQHVTESLRQKDIEKATEHKRFLEERQRTEERHRAESETAWRTRYFDREGEGWVYHKPLWKNSAFKT
- the osbpl11 gene encoding oxysterol-binding protein-related protein 11 isoform X1, whose translation is MQGESTAIRIAENEGKLDVLPQNKTPNLGRASAKGWQYSDHMENIDGYLMKYTNLVTGWQYRFFVLNNEAGLLEYFVNEQSRPQKPRGMLPLAGAVISPSDEDSHTFTVNAISGEQYKLRATDAKERQHWVSRLQICTQHHTEAMGKSNPPPKSRSYSMASQGSGSSPMSLRRPSQNPAALFSWSQVNKGSSLYSSKRSLLPDHLMDAREMMTQAQGQHRDLIQSIEGLPAAPGICPLDQDLLMLKATSMATMNCLNECLQILHLQQVARQRGSLGGPTIEWLEPKLPDLLKNGSSSLGSFTTREGALEGSHLELSSPESCSFSGEQEDIDAEDEAEDSFTDKEEDLGAVEEERSVILHLLSQLKLGMDLTRVVLPTFILEKRSLLEMYADFMSHPDLFVAITDGSSPEDRMVRFVEYYLTSFHEGRKGAIAKKPYNPIIGETFHCSWKVPKTPEAPKEPSQGSPDLAATQETYQVRFVAEQVSHHPPVSGFYAECQERQICVNTHVWTKSKFMGMSIGVSMIGEGCLYLLEHDEEYTFTLPCAYARSILTVPWVELGGKININCTKSGYSAILTFQTKPFYGGKLHKITGEVKHNSTNAVVCRVQGEWNGVLEFSYTSGETRVVDVTKLPVTKKSVRPIEKQGPTESRRLWQHVTESLRQKDIEKATEHKRFLEERQRTEERHRAESETAWRTRYFDREGEGWVYHKPLWKNSAFKT